One Dunckerocampus dactyliophorus isolate RoL2022-P2 chromosome 18, RoL_Ddac_1.1, whole genome shotgun sequence genomic region harbors:
- the pih1d1 gene encoding PIH1 domain-containing protein 1, with product MTTDSTLLTSEMELQQQEDLYQQLLLQTMGNMHTENPDSRVIRPQPGICVKTTSETGKQKVFVNICQSNSVPPPPELSREELVELLQSEDPSGYRVPMSLGEPHTEVDNNSQGCTAYDVVINQEFFQKCQKEALFQQFVIMVSLEGLENKYNLTLSREWKVLKNRKFLGSVNEQNIRTKSRPVIQELQPQESSSSIAKRPEFTLFVEPPAGVPEYLIAEIKLPGVVSSRSLVLDIGEDRLVLTARPSLYHLDIFHPFLVDQDTSVAQYNSSTQILTITLPVVSS from the exons ATGACAACAGACTCAACACTCCTCACCTCTGAAATGGAGTTACAGCAGCAAGAAGACTTGTATCAACAGCTGTTGTTACAG ACAATGGGAAACATGCACACCGAAAATCCAGACTCCAGAGTGATCCGACCGCAACCTG GAATATGTGTGAAGACGACGTCGGAAACTGGCAAACAGAAGGTCTTTGTCAACATCTGTCAGTCGAACTCAGTTCCGCCTCCACCGGAGCTGTCCAGAGAGGAGCTGGTGGAGTTGCTCCAATCAGAAGATCCCAGTGGCTACAGAGTTCCCATGAGCCTTGGGGAGCCACACACTGAAGTGGACAATA ATTCTCAGGGATGCACAGCGTATGACGTGGTCATCAACCAGGAGTTCTTCCAGAAGTGTCAG AAGGAAGCCTTGTTCCAGCAGTTTGTTATCATGGTGTCTTTGGAAGGTTTAGAGAACAAATACAATCTCACGCTTAGCAGAG AATGGAAGGTGCTGAAGAACAGAAAGTTCTTGGGGTCGGTCAACGAGCAGAACATTCGCACGAAAAGCAGGCCAGTTATTCAAGAGCTACAGCCTCA GGAGAGCTCCTCTTCTATTGCAAAAAG ACCAGAGTTCACCTTGTTTGTGGAGCCCCCTGCTGGTGTCCCTGAGTacctcattgcagaaataaagcTGCCTGGtgtg GTTTCATCACGGTCGCTGGTCCTTGACATCGGCGAGGACCGCCTGGTGTTGACAGCAAGACCCTCGCTGTACCACCTTGACATCTTCCATCCCTTCCTTGTTGACCAGGACACAAGCGTGGCACAGTACAACAGCAGCACTCAG ATCCTCACAATCACCTTACCTGTGGTGTCCTCCTGA